One genomic window of Bactrocera dorsalis isolate Fly_Bdor chromosome 4, ASM2337382v1, whole genome shotgun sequence includes the following:
- the LOC125778405 gene encoding uncharacterized protein LOC125778405, producing MVQDYTGRWQPARALLDNGSHASFVTEACVQRLRLPRTLSSVHVTGIGSLQGGRAKGEVTLSISTRTLDTKFQVSTLILPKITNDLPTSALPTTSWPHLTDLPLADRYYSQPGPIDILIGMDEMDKFLLHGLRKGERGTPMAQNTVFGWVLSGNAANLQSPPVNISTLHSDLHLTQLIHKFWELEELPPRKFLSPEESMCEKLYDDTTERAPDGRYIVRLPLKKNVLIGDSREAAIRALLRMERRFTAKA from the coding sequence ATGGTACAAGACTATACCGGTCGTTGGCAACCCGCTCGCGCACTTCTTGACAACGGTTCACATGCCTCATTCGTCACCGAGGCGTGTGTACAACGCCTTCGTCTTCCCAGAACGCTGTCATCCGTTCACGTCACTGGGATCGGGTCACTACAAGGAGGCCGCGCAAAGGGAGAAGTTACACTCTCCATATCAACACGAACGCTTGATACTAAATTTCAAGTAAGTACGCTCATCTTACCGAAAATTACTAACGATCTTCCAACCTCCGCTTTACCGACGACTTCTTGGCCGCATCTTACGGATTTGCCACTAGCCGACCGCTATTATTCCCAACCCGGACCAATAGACATTTTAATTGGAATGGATGAGATGGACAAGTTTCTACTACACGGACTCCGTAAGGGTGAACGGGGTACACCAATGGCACAAAATACTGTATTCGGATGGGTACTGTCTGGCAACGCAGCCAATTTACAAAGCCCACCGGTGAACATTTCGACTTTACATTCCGACCTTCATTTAACTCAACTCATCCACAAGTTTTGGGAGCTCGAAGAACTACCCCCCCGCAAATTCCTCTCACCTGAAGAATCTATGTGTGAGAAACTATACGACGATACGACCGAACGTGCACCGGATGGTCGCTACATCGTGCGTTTACCTTTGAAGAAAAACGTATTGATTGGTGATTCAAGAGAAGCAGCTATTCGAGCATTACTCCGCATGGAAAGAAGATTTACAgctaaagcttag